The proteins below are encoded in one region of Belonocnema kinseyi isolate 2016_QV_RU_SX_M_011 chromosome 1, B_treatae_v1, whole genome shotgun sequence:
- the LOC117170759 gene encoding cytochrome P450 307a1-like, which yields MRSRKKSFPKIYDSEEPILPDPPGPKPWPILGSLHLLGKYDVPYKAFADLANAYQSQVLKMQMGSVPCVVVNGLENIREVLITKGTHFDSRPNFTRYHLLFSGNKENSLAFSDWSEVQKSRREMLKAHTFPHAFTTKYSQLNSIISTELETLMDHFSEKSGMSLEAKPLLLHTCANIFMTYFCSKSFDLEHEAFTDMIRNFDKVFYEVNQGYAADFMPFLMPLHQRNMARMANWSHKIREFVEESIIGDRFTNWKTAIPEEDYVDCLINYIKTDSEPKMSWDTGLFALEDIIGGHSAVGNFLVKIFGFLVTRLHVQQRAHQEIDQLEIYGNTVGLELRKSMPYTEAIIWEAIRIIASPIVPHVASQDSSIGGYKVEKDTFIFLNNYDLNMSEKLWTKPHEFMPERFVRNGTLHKPEHFLPFGGGRRSCMGYKMVMFLSFSTIASILKNFTVLPVEKEEYEVPIGNLALPEKSYSFRFVRR from the exons ATGAGATCCAGGAAGAAATCCTTCCCCAAGATATATGACAGTGAAGAACCCATCCTGCCCGATCCTCCTGGCCCAAAACCATGGCCCATTTTGGGATCCCTTCATCTTTTGGGGAAATATGATGTGCCCTATAAGGCATTTGCTGATTTGGCCAATGCCTATCAGAGCCAAGTCCTCAAAATGCAAATGGGATCTGTGCCTTGCGTTGTTGTTAACGGATTGGAGAACATCAGGGAAGTCCTCATCACCAAGGGAACACATTTCGATTCCAGGCCCAATTTCACTAGATATCATCTCCTCTTTTCCGGAAACAAGGAGAATT CTCTCGCTTTCTCTGACTGGTCAGAGGTGCAAAAATCGAGAAGAGAGATGCTGAAAGCACACACGTTTCCCCACGCCTTCACGACTAAGTACAGCCAGCTCAACAGCATCATCTCCACAGAATTGGAAACCCTGATGGACCATTTCTCTGAAAAATCAGGAATGAGCCTCGAAGCGAAACCACTGCTTCTCCACACGTGTGCCAACATCTTTATGACCTACTTCTGTTCCAAAAGCTTCGACCTCGAACATGAAGCCTTCACTGACATGATCCGAAACTTCGACAAGGTCTTTTACGAAGTGAACCAAGGCTACGCGGCTGATTTTATGCCATTCTTGATGCCTTTGCACCAGCGAAACATGGCAAGAATGGCCAACTGGAGCCACAAGATCAGGGAGTTTGTTGAAGAAAGCATAATTGGTGATCGTTTCACTAACTGGAAAACTGCAATTCCAGAGGAAGACTATGTTGATTGTCTCATCAACTACATCAAGACTGATTCCGAACCCAAAATGTCATGGGACACTGGGTTGTTTGCTCTCGAGGATATCATTGGAGGTCACTCAGCTGTTGGCAACTTTCTTGTCAAGATCTTTGGATTCCTCGTAACTAGATTACATGTTCAACAAAGGGCGCATCAGGAAATCGACCAGCTGGAGATCTACGGAAATACTGTAGGTCTTGAGCTTAGGAAATCAATGCCCTACACTGAAGCTATCATCTGGGAAGCTATTAGGATCATCGCTAGTCCAATTGTTCCACATGTTGCAAGCCAAGACAGCTCGATTGGag GTTACAAAGTAGAGAAAGACACATTCATCTTCTTGAACAACTACGACCTCAACATGTCCGAAAAACTCTGGACGAAACCTCACGAGTTCATGCCGGAAAGGTTCGTCCGGAACGGAACTTTGCACAAACCGGAACATTTCCTGCCTTTCGGAGGAGGTCGCCGGTCCTGTATGGGATACAAGATGGTAATGTTTCTGAGTTTTTCGACGATTGCAAGCATCTTGAAGAACTTCACGGTTCTTCCCGTGGAAAAGGAGGAATACGAAGTGCCTATTGGCAATCTAGCCCTTCCAGAAAAATCCTACAGCTTCAGATTTGTGAGGCGATAG